A window of the Dioscorea cayenensis subsp. rotundata cultivar TDr96_F1 chromosome 14, TDr96_F1_v2_PseudoChromosome.rev07_lg8_w22 25.fasta, whole genome shotgun sequence genome harbors these coding sequences:
- the LOC120276360 gene encoding mannose-P-dolichol utilization defect 1 protein homolog 2, with product MEMEILGLNLTCVMGSLTAGQFPEKQCLLPLISKILGYCIVAASTTVKLPQILKILKHSSIRGLSLMAFELEVVGYTIALSYCLHKGLPFSAYGELAFLLIQAIILVAIMYYYSQPIGITIWIRALLYCAVAPTILAGQIDPILFEALYASQHAIFFFARVPQIWENYKNKSTGELSFLTCLMNFAGSMVRVFTSIQEQAPLSVTLGSVLGVLTNGTIVSQILLYQKPAVKKEKKVK from the exons atggagatggagatccTGGGGTTGAATCTGACTTGCGTGATGGGATCGCTCACCGCCGGCCAGTTCCCGGAAAAGCAGTGTTTGCTGCCTCTCATCTCCAAGATCCTTGGCTACTGCATCGTCGCTGCCTCCACCACTGTTAAGCTCCCCCAG ATACTTAAAATTCTGAAGCACAGCAGCATCAGGGGTCTTAGCCTTATGGCATTTGAGCTTGAAGTTGTTGGTTATACGATTGCTTTGTCTTATTGCCTGCATAAAGGTCTCCCATTTTCTGCTTATGGGGAACTTGCTTTTCTTCTAATCCAAG CTATAATTCTTGTTGccattatgtattattattctCAGCCAATTGGGATCACAATATGGATCCGGGCCTTACT ATATTGTGCTGTAGCACCTACAATTTTAGCTGGTCAAATAGACCCCATTCTTTTTGAAGCACTTTAT GCATCTCAACatgcaatatttttctttgcaaGGGTTCCCCAAATATGGGAAAACTACAAA AACAAAAGCACAGGAGAGCTTAGCTTCTTGACATGCTTGATGAACTTTGCTGGTTCAATGG TGAGAGTATTTACTAGCATCCAAGAACAGGCTCCCTTGAGTG TGACTTTGGGTTCTGTACTTGGCGTCCTGACGAATGGAACGATCGTGAGTCAGATACTACTGTACCAAAAGCCGGCagtgaagaaagaaaagaaagttaaGTAA
- the LOC120275215 gene encoding NEP1-interacting protein 1-like gives MDFFDFSPSTSSPPRFSASPPPPRSIRARTRGGVRSTVSRLLGRFLCAVVTCVFALVGSFVGAVTGALIGLATESGLFRGAGIGAISGAVFSIEVVESSLALWHSNESGIWSILYVIDIITSLLSGRLVREKVGPAVQSAVQSQMNAVDLPFAEAIDLFETGGTKGMSKDSVDKIPKVSVTAENNVDDSGEKICCSVCLQDLQIGETVRSLPHCEHMFHLLCIDSWLIRHGSCPLCRRDI, from the exons ATGGATTTCTTCGATTTCAGTCCTTCAACCTCATCACCGCCGCGTTTTTCTGCTTCTCCTCCACCTCCTCGCTCCATCAGAGCTAGAACAAGAGGAGGAGTTCGCTCAACGGTGTCTCGCTTGCTCGGAAGATTTCTTTGTGCCGTCGTCACCTGTGTCTTCGCTTTAG TTGGGTCTTTTGTTGGCGCTGTGACCGGCGCGCTCATTGGGCTTGCTACTGAGAGTGGCTTGTTTCGTGGTGCTGGGATTGGTGCCATCTCTGGCGCTGTCTTCTCTATTGAGGTTGTTGAGTCCTCTCTTGCGCTCTGGCATTCTAATGAATCCGGGATTTGGAGCATTCTCTATGTg ATTGATATTATCACTAGTCTTCTGAGTGGAAGGCTTGTCAGAGAGAAGGTTGGACCTGCAGTGCAGAGTGCTGTGCAGAGTCAG ATGAATGCTGTAGACTTGCCCTTCGCTGAGGCTATTGATCTCTTCGAGACAGGTGGCACTAAAGGCATGTCAAAGGACTCAGTTGATAAGATTCCGAAGGTCAGTGTTACTGCAGAGAACAATGTTGATGATTCGGGAGAGAAAATATGCTGCTCGGTTTGTCTTCAG GATCTTCAGATCGGAGAGACGGTGAGGAGCTTGCCGCATTGCGAGCATATGTTCCATTTGTTGTGCATTGATAGCTGGCTCATCAGGCATGGTTCTTGCCCCTTGTGCAGGAGGGATATCTAG